In a single window of the Tautonia marina genome:
- a CDS encoding nicotinate phosphoribosyltransferase: MPSSPPVSLWPDPDAIGPLTDLYELTMMAGYAAEGMAETPTTFELFVRKLPKNRSYLVFAGLEQAIDGLRSMRFSDEQIAWLRTHPTFQHVDPSWFDRLRVLRFTGDVWAVPEGSVVFPNEPLVRIDAPLEQAQWIETFLINACAYPTMVASKASRILHAARGRSLVEFGARRGHGPMAPLLAARSAYLAGFVGTSHVEAARRLGIPAMGTMAHSWVQSFEDEHAAFEAFSRHFGAQSTLLVDTYDTLEGVRRAASIEPPIAAVRLDSGDLLELSRGARAILDALDRTETRIFASGDLDEWSIDRLVRAGAPIDAFGVGTELITSRDAPSIAMVYKIVAYAGEGRLKLSTDKVSIPLGKQVFRSRDGQGRFAGDLVTRFDESAAGEPLLTPILRAGELVQPLPGLDAIRSRCADQIASLPEALLALDAPGDYPVSFSDTLTDEADRITHRLRTGPATSTD; this comes from the coding sequence ATGCCCAGCAGTCCCCCCGTCTCGCTCTGGCCCGACCCCGACGCCATCGGCCCGCTCACCGACCTCTACGAGCTGACCATGATGGCCGGCTACGCCGCCGAGGGTATGGCCGAGACGCCTACCACCTTTGAGCTGTTCGTCCGCAAGCTCCCGAAGAACCGATCGTACCTCGTCTTCGCCGGTCTGGAACAGGCGATCGATGGCCTGCGGAGCATGCGCTTCTCCGACGAGCAAATCGCCTGGCTCCGGACTCACCCGACCTTCCAGCACGTTGACCCGTCCTGGTTCGATCGCCTTCGCGTGCTCCGATTCACCGGAGACGTCTGGGCCGTCCCCGAAGGTTCCGTCGTCTTCCCAAACGAGCCATTGGTGAGAATCGATGCTCCCCTGGAGCAGGCGCAGTGGATCGAGACCTTCCTGATCAACGCCTGTGCCTATCCGACGATGGTCGCCTCGAAGGCCAGCCGGATCCTCCACGCCGCCCGTGGCCGCTCCCTCGTCGAGTTCGGCGCCCGTCGCGGACACGGGCCGATGGCCCCGTTGCTGGCGGCTCGATCGGCCTACCTCGCCGGTTTCGTCGGCACGAGTCATGTTGAGGCTGCCCGCCGCCTCGGTATCCCGGCCATGGGCACGATGGCCCACTCCTGGGTCCAGTCCTTCGAGGACGAGCACGCCGCATTCGAGGCCTTCAGCCGCCACTTCGGCGCGCAATCGACCTTGCTCGTCGATACGTACGACACGCTCGAAGGGGTCCGACGCGCCGCTTCGATCGAACCTCCCATCGCCGCTGTCCGACTCGATAGCGGCGACCTCCTGGAACTGTCCCGAGGAGCCCGAGCGATCCTCGACGCCCTCGATCGCACCGAGACGCGCATCTTCGCCAGCGGCGATCTCGACGAGTGGTCGATCGACCGCCTTGTCCGAGCCGGGGCCCCGATCGACGCTTTTGGAGTCGGGACCGAGTTGATCACCAGCCGAGATGCCCCCTCGATCGCCATGGTCTACAAGATCGTTGCCTATGCCGGCGAGGGTCGTTTGAAGCTCAGCACCGACAAGGTCAGCATCCCGCTCGGCAAGCAGGTCTTCCGATCGCGAGACGGGCAGGGGAGGTTCGCCGGAGATCTTGTGACCCGCTTCGACGAATCGGCCGCCGGTGAACCGCTCCTGACGCCCATCCTCCGCGCCGGTGAGCTGGTCCAACCGCTCCCCGGCCTCGACGCCATCCGGTCCCGATGCGCCGATCAGATCGCCTCGCTCCCCGAGGCCCTTCTTGCCCTCGACGCTCCCGGAGACTATCCCGTCTCCTTCAGCGACACCCTCACCGACGAGGCCGACCGCATCACCCATCGCCTTCGCACCGGCCCGGCGACCTCGACCGATTGA
- a CDS encoding ArnT family glycosyltransferase, with product MPRRLGRETVWVIAMTMLGAGVRLKGLGTLGLDHFDEGIYAQAASWVFAEGGLRALDPALIPYAPPGFPFLVGLSYQLVGVSAAAVILVSILTGVLTIPVLAWLARRTFGQGAGAATAALVALSGPHVLFSRTGLTDATFLLVWSLAMLAGVRFLDRPGVRSAIGLGFLVGLAQLVKYNGGMTGLIVALTVLIAAIRPGAGRDALPKSLGFGLLAAAVALLVYLPWFLFVERTTGYAGLLAHHRSYVDGVAGWWPNWQQQMAQAAALVGLTRTGNSWLAISVALAWIGAAIGQGRSVRSWKRFRHLGPLLALILAVVSLASPANLPYWAALIWAPVLVWFDTRPSARLMAVWFLVMAVSTPLYHPYARLWLPTLAASWMLGGGLIAAVLCWLRGVRDEPETIPTRRSLQPLRHVVAIAVVGVLLAEVGPWVLPDRVRWFPDPLAPSDGSRNAAEFLRAELPEAPLGAPASSVLVYARPTVGYHYVLAGGTNPIRVLADLEALRTDSARSGTLALVDAAMGVTMTPEQVLELQDAGWRLTSDQQTSISIASLLDVRPGCVYDPAERFLGTEPPAIPGKAAAEESQDAGVCSFWIFTRR from the coding sequence ATGCCGCGACGCCTTGGCCGAGAAACGGTCTGGGTGATCGCCATGACCATGCTCGGCGCCGGCGTGCGGCTCAAAGGGCTGGGCACGCTGGGCCTCGACCACTTCGACGAAGGCATTTATGCCCAGGCCGCCTCCTGGGTCTTTGCCGAGGGAGGACTCCGCGCGCTCGATCCGGCCTTGATCCCGTACGCGCCTCCCGGGTTTCCGTTCCTGGTCGGTCTGTCCTACCAACTGGTTGGAGTCTCGGCGGCGGCGGTCATTCTCGTCTCGATTCTGACCGGGGTCCTGACCATCCCCGTCCTGGCCTGGCTGGCTCGTCGCACGTTCGGGCAGGGGGCCGGAGCCGCGACCGCCGCTCTGGTCGCGCTGTCGGGGCCGCACGTTCTCTTTTCCCGAACCGGCCTGACCGACGCGACATTCCTGCTCGTGTGGTCCCTGGCGATGCTCGCCGGAGTTCGGTTCCTTGATCGGCCGGGGGTCCGAAGTGCGATCGGCCTCGGCTTCCTCGTCGGCCTTGCACAGTTGGTCAAGTACAACGGCGGGATGACCGGCCTGATCGTCGCCCTGACGGTCCTGATTGCGGCGATCCGGCCCGGAGCCGGGCGAGACGCCTTGCCGAAGTCGCTTGGGTTTGGACTGCTCGCGGCCGCGGTTGCTCTCCTGGTCTACCTGCCGTGGTTCCTCTTTGTCGAACGAACCACCGGCTACGCGGGGCTGCTCGCTCATCACCGGAGCTACGTCGATGGCGTTGCCGGTTGGTGGCCGAACTGGCAACAGCAGATGGCTCAGGCCGCGGCGCTGGTGGGCTTGACCCGAACAGGGAACTCCTGGCTTGCAATCTCGGTTGCCCTGGCCTGGATCGGCGCGGCGATCGGGCAGGGGAGGTCCGTCCGATCCTGGAAACGCTTCCGCCATCTCGGCCCATTGCTGGCTCTGATTCTGGCGGTGGTCTCGCTGGCCAGCCCGGCGAACCTGCCGTACTGGGCGGCCCTGATCTGGGCCCCGGTCCTCGTCTGGTTTGACACGCGTCCCTCGGCGCGGCTCATGGCCGTCTGGTTCCTGGTCATGGCTGTCTCGACCCCGTTGTACCACCCCTATGCTCGGCTCTGGCTACCCACGCTGGCGGCCTCCTGGATGCTCGGGGGCGGCCTGATCGCGGCGGTTCTCTGCTGGTTGCGCGGTGTCCGAGATGAACCGGAGACGATCCCGACCCGACGCTCCTTGCAGCCCTTGCGGCACGTGGTCGCGATCGCGGTGGTTGGCGTGCTGCTCGCTGAGGTTGGTCCCTGGGTCTTGCCCGATCGCGTCCGGTGGTTCCCGGACCCGCTCGCCCCGAGCGATGGCAGCCGAAACGCCGCCGAATTTCTCCGTGCCGAGCTTCCCGAGGCTCCCCTTGGTGCCCCGGCCTCCTCAGTCCTTGTCTACGCCCGCCCGACCGTCGGGTATCACTACGTCCTGGCAGGGGGAACTAATCCCATCCGGGTTCTTGCGGACCTTGAAGCCCTCCGAACCGACTCGGCTCGTTCGGGAACCCTCGCGCTTGTTGACGCTGCAATGGGGGTGACGATGACCCCCGAACAGGTTCTCGAACTTCAAGATGCCGGCTGGCGGCTTACGTCGGACCAGCAAACGAGCATCTCGATCGCCTCCTTGCTCGACGTCCGGCCCGGCTGTGTCTACGACCCGGCCGAGCGATTCCTCGGAACCGAGCCTCCGGCCATTCCCGGCAAGGCGGCTGCCGAGGAGAGTCAGGACGCGGGTGTCTGTTCCTTCTGGATCTTCACGCGACGCTGA
- a CDS encoding histone deacetylase family protein: MAMVRFFSDPRMLEHVPPVGHPEAPERLSVLLRHLERTTVRAACATGTVREATDEELLRIHDPEYLETLSRMASEGGGRIEADTWLGKGSITAARLAAGAAIEAVSSVVQGPQRVAFCAVRPPGHHARPAHAMGFCLYGTVSAAASHAVEVLGMSRVLVIDWDVHHGNGTQEMFYEDGRVGFLSLHRHPFYPGTGMKDETGSGRGLGWIKNLPTPYGTPRKLIVDQFTTALEELADRTRPELVLISAGFDAHANDPVGDLGLEIEDFEIMTQAVEQVADTHASGRLVSVLEGGYDPVTLAQCVEAHLRILGAETP; this comes from the coding sequence ATGGCCATGGTCCGCTTCTTCAGCGACCCCCGGATGCTCGAACACGTTCCGCCCGTCGGCCACCCGGAGGCTCCGGAACGGCTCTCCGTTCTCCTCCGACACCTGGAACGGACGACCGTTCGGGCAGCCTGCGCCACGGGCACGGTCCGCGAGGCAACGGACGAGGAATTGCTCCGGATCCACGATCCCGAGTACCTGGAGACACTGTCGCGGATGGCGTCGGAGGGTGGCGGACGGATCGAAGCCGATACGTGGCTTGGCAAGGGGTCGATCACTGCGGCTCGATTGGCGGCAGGAGCGGCGATCGAGGCTGTCTCATCCGTCGTCCAGGGGCCGCAACGCGTGGCCTTCTGCGCGGTCCGGCCGCCGGGCCATCATGCCCGGCCGGCTCACGCGATGGGGTTCTGCCTCTATGGCACTGTCTCGGCGGCCGCGTCCCATGCGGTCGAGGTGCTCGGGATGTCTCGCGTGCTGGTCATTGACTGGGACGTCCACCACGGCAACGGCACCCAGGAGATGTTTTACGAGGACGGCCGGGTCGGCTTCCTCTCCTTGCATCGGCATCCGTTTTACCCCGGCACCGGCATGAAGGATGAGACCGGCAGCGGCCGAGGCCTGGGATGGATCAAGAATCTGCCGACCCCTTACGGAACGCCTCGGAAGCTGATCGTCGATCAGTTCACCACGGCACTGGAGGAACTGGCGGACAGGACGCGGCCGGAGCTTGTGCTGATCAGTGCGGGCTTCGATGCCCACGCGAACGACCCGGTGGGCGACCTGGGGCTGGAGATCGAGGACTTCGAGATCATGACTCAGGCTGTCGAGCAGGTGGCCGACACCCACGCGAGCGGGCGGCTGGTGAGCGTCCTCGAAGGGGGTTACGATCCCGTGACGCTCGCCCAGTGTGTCGAGGCACATCTCCGAATCCTGGGAGCGGAAACTCCCTAA